A single Syntrophorhabdaceae bacterium DNA region contains:
- a CDS encoding NYN domain-containing protein, translating into MSNVAILWDLENVNPGSDSLFLEGLNEFAEAKGRVVTARAYGNWANTSFAKLAPSLTRRYFYLVHIPKGRKNSSDMVLVSDTLEIMRIHDHIDCFILVTGDSDFRFLVLELRRAGKVVHIVCNTQNASEDLLALADSYVDYRELVPGGNDEETVDKPAPAAESKGGQAKAAPAAPAMKLEDWFMLLAESADLMLKKKVNPGIGSVKIRMKMLNANFNEKKLNFGHWSEFVAAAVKAGYVTIEGRGPEALVYPVPAIFKKEGTLQQGFKTLLEVLSELDKHGVPAHHSYRSVNSKLIEKKVYFNQLGFGQFKEFIQAAETRGLVESRVEGLKHSVKKATPEQPEDAAQENG; encoded by the coding sequence ATGAGTAACGTTGCAATTTTATGGGACCTTGAGAACGTCAACCCCGGGTCTGATTCACTTTTCCTGGAAGGATTAAACGAATTTGCCGAGGCAAAAGGCCGGGTAGTCACCGCGCGCGCCTACGGTAATTGGGCCAATACATCATTCGCGAAGCTCGCGCCCTCCCTCACGCGAAGATACTTCTATTTAGTCCATATACCTAAAGGCAGAAAAAACAGCTCCGACATGGTGCTCGTGTCGGATACCCTTGAAATAATGCGGATTCACGACCACATCGACTGCTTCATCCTCGTCACGGGTGACAGCGATTTCCGGTTCCTCGTCCTCGAGTTGAGGCGGGCCGGAAAAGTGGTCCACATCGTCTGCAACACCCAGAACGCGTCGGAAGACCTGCTCGCCCTGGCGGACAGCTATGTCGATTACCGGGAGCTCGTGCCCGGCGGCAACGATGAGGAGACGGTAGACAAGCCCGCTCCTGCCGCGGAATCGAAAGGCGGTCAGGCAAAGGCAGCGCCCGCGGCCCCGGCCATGAAGCTCGAAGACTGGTTCATGCTCCTGGCCGAGTCGGCGGACCTCATGCTCAAGAAGAAGGTCAACCCCGGCATAGGCTCGGTCAAGATAAGAATGAAGATGCTGAACGCCAATTTCAACGAGAAGAAGCTCAACTTCGGCCATTGGAGCGAGTTCGTGGCAGCCGCGGTGAAAGCAGGCTATGTGACCATAGAAGGAAGAGGCCCTGAAGCCCTCGTCTATCCCGTACCCGCCATATTCAAGAAAGAAGGCACCCTCCAGCAGGGCTTCAAGACCCTCCTGGAAGTACTCTCAGAGCTCGACAAACACGGCGTCCCCGCCCATCATTCCTACAGAAGCGTTAACTCGAAGCTGATAGAGAAAAAGGTCTATTTCAACCAGCTGGGCTTCGGCCAATTCAAAGAGTTCATCCAGGCAGCAGAGACAAGAGGCTTGGTAGAGTCCCGTGTAGAAGGCCTGAAGCACTCGGTAAAAAAAGCCACTCCCGAGCAGCCCGAAGATGCCGCCCAGGAAAACGGGTAG
- a CDS encoding FecR domain-containing protein — protein MVHLTLAGLVLFFTFVPVLGATAAEGAAAVVKTVSGSAQIQRQEKVIAAVPKEKLFRGDTLKTGKEATLGIIFKDDTILTLGPETTVVIDDFLFSPAEQKLSVATRMLRGTVSYISGIIGRLSPQSVRFETPVASVGIRGTKFLVRIEEEEAP, from the coding sequence ATGGTACATCTTACTCTCGCAGGTCTTGTGCTTTTTTTCACTTTTGTCCCTGTATTGGGCGCCACGGCTGCGGAAGGAGCCGCCGCGGTGGTGAAGACCGTCTCCGGCTCCGCCCAGATCCAGCGACAGGAGAAGGTGATTGCCGCCGTCCCGAAGGAGAAACTTTTCCGGGGCGACACCCTCAAGACCGGGAAAGAGGCTACCCTCGGCATCATCTTCAAGGATGACACGATCCTCACCCTGGGACCGGAGACCACCGTCGTCATCGACGACTTCCTCTTCTCCCCCGCGGAGCAGAAGCTCTCCGTCGCCACGCGGATGCTCCGGGGCACCGTCTCCTATATCTCGGGCATCATCGGCAGGCTCTCTCCCCAATCGGTCAGGTTCGAGACCCCGGTGGCGAGCGTGGGCATCAGGGGCACCAAGTTCCTCGTCCGCATCGAAGAAGAGGAGGCGCCATGA
- a CDS encoding OmpA family protein — protein MRPLLFICLAASLLLTACASPGKNQFVLVPGSDGKTGKIEVTNRGGSRTLDTANQTAEVTDSVTAPGSARTMEPAEIARIFGSVLAAEPLPPARFILYFETNSSRLTADSGKLLPEVVAAIAARNSADVSIVGHSDRTGTRAKNYDLSRERAQRVRELLTSRGASAAILEVDSHGQDNPLVPTADGVAEPRNRRVEVTVR, from the coding sequence ATGAGGCCCCTCCTCTTCATATGCCTCGCCGCCTCCCTCCTTCTTACCGCCTGCGCGTCGCCGGGGAAGAACCAGTTCGTCCTCGTGCCCGGCTCTGACGGGAAGACGGGAAAGATCGAGGTGACAAACCGGGGCGGCTCCCGGACCCTCGATACGGCGAACCAGACGGCGGAGGTGACCGATTCCGTCACCGCGCCCGGATCAGCCCGGACTATGGAGCCTGCCGAGATCGCGCGGATCTTCGGGTCCGTTCTCGCCGCCGAGCCCCTCCCGCCGGCCCGCTTCATCCTCTATTTCGAAACAAACTCCTCCCGGCTCACCGCCGATTCAGGTAAGCTCCTCCCGGAGGTCGTGGCGGCCATCGCGGCGAGGAACTCGGCCGACGTAAGCATCGTGGGCCACTCCGACAGGACCGGCACCCGCGCGAAAAATTACGACCTTTCCCGGGAGAGGGCGCAGCGGGTGAGGGAACTCCTTACCTCCCGGGGCGCCTCCGCCGCGATCCTGGAGGTCGACTCTCACGGACAGGACAATCCCCTCGTCCCCACGGCAGACGGGGTGGCCGAGCCAAGGAACCGGAGGGTCGAGGTAACGGTCCGCTAG
- a CDS encoding CHASE2 domain-containing protein: MNLRLLTQSVLSRPGNGRRAMVLATACLTFALAALSLIRPAFIQFLDHHFYDGLARSAPAGRSIAGKPPLIVDIDEASLAEYGQWPWPRYRLAQLLERLRAMGASAVGIDILLSEPDRTSPVVLREAFSRDFGIDLTLPSIPPKLADHDLLLGEVLRCGPFVTAFKFSFVAGLASGKGTLLPHPLTAAVAGPDPIALGESSLPHAKSVVSSLPVLSTSAASSGYINASVDRDGILRRMPLVTEYEGRLYPCLALAAFSLSRNNPPTLLTMGRGGAESLRVGTATVPLDRHGSLLIRYRGPGRTFEYLSAGRILKDEDFTERVKGRIVFLGTSAAGLADMRPSPFDSLLPGVEVHATVADNLMREDFFSHPSWSPAMELLLLLATGGIVIFLFTCTATLWSLACLPAMAAALWLGSLFALHYGGVFISPVMSLFTLACDFSSITLFKYGREAREARARQRQLTLTQDFTIRCLASLAECWDSETGGHILRTQRYVDLICRRLAEKDGYGRHLGPETIEQLYKSSPLHDIGKVGVPDHILLKPGKLTEEEFEEMKKHTVYGRDAIRRAEEKFGTGTSSHFLLLAKEMAYSRHERWDGTGYPEHLRGEEIPLSGRIMAIADVYDALVSYRVYKPPFSHEEAVAMILGLKGSLFDPAIVAAFLESEEQFRKIAAELSDDSAD, translated from the coding sequence GTGAATCTCCGCCTTCTCACGCAATCGGTGCTCAGCCGGCCCGGCAACGGGAGGCGCGCGATGGTCCTCGCCACCGCCTGTCTCACTTTCGCCCTTGCCGCGCTCTCCCTCATCCGCCCCGCCTTCATCCAGTTCCTCGACCATCACTTCTACGACGGCCTCGCAAGGAGCGCCCCCGCGGGCCGATCCATAGCGGGGAAGCCACCGCTCATCGTCGATATCGACGAAGCGAGCCTCGCCGAATACGGCCAGTGGCCCTGGCCGAGATACCGCCTCGCCCAACTCCTGGAGAGGCTCCGGGCCATGGGCGCATCCGCCGTGGGCATCGACATCCTCCTCTCCGAGCCCGACCGGACCTCGCCGGTAGTGCTGAGAGAGGCCTTCTCCCGCGACTTCGGAATCGACCTCACCCTTCCCTCCATCCCCCCGAAGCTCGCCGACCACGACCTCCTCCTGGGGGAGGTCCTCCGGTGCGGCCCCTTCGTGACTGCCTTCAAATTCTCCTTTGTCGCCGGGCTCGCTTCCGGAAAAGGGACGCTGCTACCCCACCCCCTGACGGCCGCCGTGGCAGGCCCCGATCCGATTGCCCTAGGGGAGAGCTCCCTCCCCCACGCGAAAAGCGTGGTCTCCTCCCTGCCTGTACTTTCGACAAGCGCCGCCTCGTCGGGCTACATCAATGCCTCGGTCGACCGGGACGGGATTCTCCGGCGCATGCCCCTGGTTACCGAATACGAGGGGAGGCTCTACCCCTGCCTTGCCCTAGCCGCCTTCTCCCTCTCCCGGAATAACCCGCCCACTCTCCTCACCATGGGCCGCGGGGGCGCGGAGAGCCTCCGGGTAGGGACGGCCACCGTGCCCCTCGACCGCCACGGCAGTCTGCTCATCCGCTACCGGGGCCCGGGCAGGACCTTCGAGTACCTCTCTGCAGGGCGGATCCTGAAGGATGAGGACTTCACGGAGAGGGTGAAGGGGAGGATCGTCTTTCTCGGCACCTCGGCCGCGGGCCTGGCCGACATGCGGCCTTCACCCTTCGACTCGCTCTTACCGGGCGTGGAGGTCCATGCCACTGTGGCGGACAACCTCATGAGGGAGGATTTCTTCTCCCACCCCTCCTGGTCCCCCGCAATGGAGCTTCTCCTCCTCCTCGCCACGGGAGGCATCGTGATCTTCCTCTTCACCTGCACGGCCACCCTCTGGAGCCTCGCCTGCCTGCCTGCCATGGCGGCCGCCCTCTGGCTGGGCTCCCTCTTCGCCCTCCATTACGGGGGCGTCTTCATCTCTCCCGTCATGTCCCTCTTCACCCTGGCGTGCGACTTCTCCTCCATCACCCTCTTCAAGTACGGGCGGGAGGCGCGGGAAGCGCGGGCACGGCAGAGGCAACTCACCCTCACTCAGGACTTCACGATCCGCTGCCTCGCGTCGCTCGCCGAATGCTGGGATAGCGAGACGGGCGGCCACATCCTCAGAACCCAACGCTACGTGGACCTCATCTGTCGCCGCCTCGCGGAAAAAGACGGGTACGGCCGCCACCTTGGCCCCGAGACCATCGAGCAGCTCTACAAGTCGTCGCCGCTCCATGACATCGGCAAAGTGGGTGTGCCGGACCATATCCTCCTCAAGCCGGGGAAGCTCACGGAGGAAGAGTTCGAGGAGATGAAGAAACATACCGTCTACGGCCGGGACGCGATCAGGCGGGCCGAGGAGAAGTTCGGCACCGGCACGAGCAGCCATTTCCTCCTCCTCGCCAAGGAGATGGCCTACTCCCGCCACGAGAGGTGGGACGGCACGGGATACCCGGAGCACCTGAGGGGGGAGGAGATCCCCCTCTCCGGGAGGATCATGGCCATCGCCGACGTCTACGACGCCCTCGTGAGCTACCGGGTCTACAAGCCGCCCTTCTCCCACGAGGAGGCGGTCGCCATGATCCTGGGCCTCAAGGGGAGCCTCTTCGACCCGGCCATCGTCGCCGCCTTCCTCGAATCGGAGGAGCAATTCCGGAAGATCGCCGCAGAGCTCTCCGACGACTCGGCCGATTAG
- the smpB gene encoding SsrA-binding protein SmpB, with protein MKTVSTNRKAFHEYHIEEKFEAGISLMGTEVKSLREGKANLVESYAKITNGELFLLNAHISPYSCGNLFNHEPKRTRKLLVHKREIHRLVGKIREKGYTLVPLTIYFNARNKAKVEIGLAKGKTLYDKRESIKRKDERRINEREMRIR; from the coding sequence ATGAAAACAGTCTCTACGAATAGGAAGGCGTTTCATGAGTACCACATCGAGGAGAAATTCGAGGCAGGCATCTCGCTTATGGGAACGGAAGTCAAATCCCTGCGGGAAGGCAAGGCCAACCTCGTGGAAAGCTATGCCAAGATCACGAATGGCGAGCTTTTTCTCCTGAACGCCCACATAAGCCCCTATTCGTGCGGAAATTTGTTCAACCACGAGCCGAAGAGGACGCGAAAGCTCCTCGTCCATAAGAGGGAGATCCATCGGCTGGTAGGAAAAATACGGGAGAAGGGATACACGCTCGTGCCTTTGACCATTTACTTCAATGCGAGGAACAAGGCAAAAGTGGAGATCGGTCTCGCAAAAGGCAAGACCCTCTACGACAAGCGTGAATCGATCAAGCGTAAAGACGAGAGACGCATTAATGAAAGAGAAATGAGAATACGATGA
- a CDS encoding type II toxin-antitoxin system RelE/ParE family toxin has translation MKKEKTEEEQNQPKKVEWIGSSLKDMKKLPKPVRRAFGTALVAAQLGDKSPDAKPLNGFGGAGVLEVIEDYRTDTYRAVYTVKFAGVVYVLHVFQKKSKQGIRTSRGDTELVEKRLKEAEAHYRSR, from the coding sequence ATGAAAAAGGAAAAGACGGAAGAAGAGCAGAATCAGCCAAAAAAAGTAGAATGGATAGGAAGTAGCTTAAAAGATATGAAGAAACTTCCCAAGCCCGTCCGTCGAGCATTCGGTACCGCACTCGTAGCGGCTCAATTGGGGGACAAATCGCCTGATGCCAAGCCTCTTAATGGATTTGGCGGGGCAGGCGTATTGGAGGTAATCGAAGATTACCGCACCGATACATACCGAGCGGTCTACACGGTTAAGTTTGCGGGTGTCGTTTACGTGCTGCACGTATTTCAAAAGAAATCGAAGCAGGGGATCAGAACGTCGCGAGGAGATACAGAACTTGTAGAGAAGCGATTAAAAGAAGCGGAAGCTCATTATAGAAGCAGATAA
- a CDS encoding helix-turn-helix transcriptional regulator has translation MTTNYEESSGNVFADLGFPNSEQELVKAKLTVQIYQILRDRGLKQAEAAKLLGTTQAQVSALMRCRPVSVSVGRLMEFLTILGQDIEVRVKPAAEDDKGHMSVNLEPIRKAV, from the coding sequence ATGACAACAAATTATGAGGAAAGCAGTGGCAATGTATTTGCCGATCTTGGATTTCCCAATTCGGAACAAGAACTGGTAAAGGCAAAGTTGACTGTACAAATCTATCAGATCCTCCGGGATAGAGGATTAAAACAAGCCGAAGCCGCAAAGCTTCTGGGCACGACTCAGGCCCAGGTATCCGCGCTTATGCGCTGCCGGCCGGTATCGGTCTCCGTGGGGCGCCTCATGGAATTCCTCACGATATTGGGCCAGGATATCGAGGTTAGGGTCAAGCCGGCGGCCGAGGATGACAAGGGACATATGTCCGTGAATCTGGAGCCGATTCGCAAGGCGGTATAA